A region from the bacterium genome encodes:
- the bamD gene encoding outer membrane protein assembly factor BamD, with the protein MRSESVVRWSRLALVGMLALLLGSLSGCTSTTSGDFEEMPTAEQLFQEGEELLANHRSFLTVDLTDYTAAIQKFQDIIDNYPYSDLVADAELKIADAFFQQESWEEALTYFRDFAELHPDHPAVPYALLQAARCHRHQSRAPGRDQTATRDALNQLDAVITRFPYSSEATEAEALWKDLRTRLGTHVMGIGDYYFERGEHQSAANRYRSVLNEYPGLGLDADALYKLGVCYQNLNRNDKATQIFEVLLENYDGSDVARAAQDLLPAAN; encoded by the coding sequence ATGCGGTCTGAGTCTGTCGTTCGCTGGTCCCGGCTCGCGTTGGTTGGAATGCTGGCGCTTCTGCTTGGCAGCTTGTCGGGCTGTACATCCACGACTTCCGGAGATTTCGAGGAGATGCCGACCGCGGAGCAGCTCTTCCAGGAAGGCGAGGAGCTCCTCGCCAACCACCGGAGCTTCCTGACGGTGGACTTGACGGACTACACGGCCGCCATCCAGAAGTTCCAGGACATCATCGACAACTACCCCTACAGCGATCTCGTGGCAGACGCCGAGCTCAAGATCGCCGACGCCTTCTTCCAGCAGGAATCCTGGGAAGAGGCTCTGACCTACTTCCGGGATTTTGCGGAGCTTCACCCGGACCATCCGGCCGTGCCGTATGCGCTGCTGCAGGCAGCCCGCTGCCACCGGCACCAGAGCCGCGCACCCGGGCGCGATCAGACAGCGACGCGTGACGCCTTGAATCAGCTCGATGCCGTGATCACCCGCTTCCCCTACTCGTCGGAAGCAACCGAAGCGGAGGCCCTCTGGAAGGATCTGCGCACGCGGCTCGGCACCCATGTGATGGGCATTGGCGACTACTATTTCGAGCGGGGCGAGCACCAGAGCGCCGCCAACCGCTACCGCTCGGTGCTGAACGAGTACCCGGGCCTGGGCCTGGATGCGGACGCACTCTACAAGCTGGGCGTCTGCTACCAGAACTTGAATCGCAATGACAAAGCGACTCAGATCTTCGAAGTCCTGCTCGAGAACTACGACGGCAGCGACGTAGCTCGGGCCGCCCAGGACCTGCTACCGGCCGCCAACTAG
- a CDS encoding NAD(P)/FAD-dependent oxidoreductase, translated as MMGGGRFDAIVVGGGHNGLTAAAYLARAGRRTLVLEARPILGGACVTEELWPGFQVSRAAYVAGLVRPAVVRELDLAGHGLTFLPRDPSSFTPLPGGGGLLMGRDAAATAASVARFSPRDAEALPRYEAFLDRTARVIEPLLDAPAPDPSRPRLADGPPVARALRAAWGLRRELPEALALLLGPARPALETWFESEPLRGTLATDALIGAWASPSTPGTGYVLFHHVMGETGGARGVWAYVKGGMGGFSASLAAAARAAGAEIRVDARVARICISGGRAHGVELEDGSMLEARHVLSCADPRRTFLDLVGSDALPDPFVRGVEAIDFRSPVVKINAALDRLPIFAGHSSGPEPGPEHQGTIHLGALDLDSLEVSYQAAARGGFPERPMVELTLPSAVDPSVAPTGRHLASFFVQHVPPELPSADWDALRPRIAERVFGLVDEVAPGFSSSVLHHEVLAPPDLERIFGLAGGNIFHGAMTLDRLAFLRPLPGAGRYATPIAGLTLCGAGAHPGGGVMGACGRNAAAVVLRGRA; from the coding sequence ATGATGGGGGGCGGTCGTTTCGATGCGATCGTGGTCGGTGGGGGCCACAACGGGCTCACGGCCGCGGCGTATCTGGCGAGGGCCGGCCGGCGGACCCTCGTTCTCGAGGCCCGGCCCATCCTGGGTGGGGCCTGCGTGACGGAGGAACTCTGGCCCGGCTTCCAGGTTTCGCGTGCAGCGTATGTTGCGGGGCTCGTGCGCCCCGCTGTCGTTCGCGAACTCGACCTGGCCGGTCACGGTCTGACTTTCCTGCCCCGGGATCCGTCTTCGTTTACGCCGCTGCCCGGGGGTGGCGGCCTGCTGATGGGACGCGACGCCGCCGCGACGGCGGCTTCCGTTGCGCGATTCTCGCCTCGGGATGCGGAGGCATTGCCCCGCTACGAGGCGTTTCTCGATCGCACGGCTCGCGTGATCGAGCCCTTGCTCGACGCTCCCGCGCCGGATCCGTCTCGGCCCCGGCTCGCCGATGGGCCGCCCGTCGCCCGCGCTCTCCGGGCCGCCTGGGGCCTGCGTCGGGAACTCCCCGAGGCGCTCGCCCTGTTGTTGGGGCCGGCGCGCCCGGCGCTCGAAACCTGGTTTGAGAGCGAGCCCTTGCGCGGCACCCTGGCGACCGACGCGCTGATCGGCGCCTGGGCTTCGCCTTCGACGCCAGGAACCGGGTACGTCTTGTTCCACCACGTGATGGGTGAGACGGGTGGCGCCCGCGGCGTCTGGGCCTACGTCAAGGGCGGCATGGGCGGCTTTTCGGCGTCACTCGCAGCGGCTGCTCGCGCAGCGGGTGCAGAGATCCGGGTCGACGCAAGGGTCGCGCGTATCTGCATCTCGGGCGGGCGGGCACACGGTGTCGAACTCGAGGACGGAAGCATGCTCGAAGCGCGGCATGTGCTCTCGTGCGCGGATCCACGTCGTACGTTCCTCGATCTGGTGGGTTCGGATGCCCTGCCCGATCCCTTCGTTCGTGGCGTGGAAGCCATCGATTTTCGAAGTCCGGTGGTGAAGATCAACGCAGCTCTGGATCGCCTGCCGATCTTTGCGGGCCACTCGTCCGGGCCGGAGCCGGGCCCGGAGCACCAGGGCACGATTCATCTCGGCGCCCTGGATCTCGATTCCCTCGAGGTTTCCTACCAGGCCGCCGCCAGGGGAGGTTTTCCGGAGCGGCCGATGGTCGAGCTGACGCTGCCCTCGGCGGTGGATCCTTCCGTGGCGCCCACCGGCCGCCACCTGGCTTCCTTCTTCGTACAGCACGTTCCTCCGGAGCTTCCGTCCGCGGATTGGGATGCCCTGCGGCCGCGCATCGCCGAGCGTGTCTTCGGGTTGGTCGACGAGGTCGCTCCCGGCTTCTCCAGCAGCGTGTTGCATCATGAGGTGCTCGCGCCGCCGGATCTCGAGCGCATCTTTGGCCTGGCCGGAGGCAACATCTTTCACGGCGCCATGACGCTCGATCGTCTGGCTTTCCTCAGGCCTCTGCCTGGCGCGGGTCGTTATGCCACGCCGATTGCCGGCCTCACCCTGTGCGGTGCCGGCGCCCACCCGGGTGGAGGCGTGATGGGGGCTTGCGGGCGCAATGCGGCTGCGGTGGTCCTACGAGGTCGCGCCTAG
- a CDS encoding CDP-alcohol phosphatidyltransferase family protein, which translates to MIKSQYGEGLDERIHRIFPFLFVRPIDPNLLSVAGVLVSFAGAWAWAEGQFRLGAFIVLLGGFFDLVDGVVARHNDSSSLFGAFLDSTLDRVVDGALLLALVMFYAGQDNFGMAWLAGVALVATQLVSYTKARAESVVPDFKGGILERAERIVILVAGAVFGLMPLAISVVAAGSTWTAGQRIMIARRRMTELSAPENA; encoded by the coding sequence GTGATCAAATCACAATACGGCGAAGGGCTCGATGAACGGATTCATCGGATCTTTCCATTTCTCTTCGTCCGACCGATCGATCCCAACCTCCTCTCGGTCGCGGGTGTGCTGGTGTCGTTCGCCGGTGCCTGGGCGTGGGCAGAGGGCCAATTCCGTCTGGGTGCGTTCATCGTGTTGTTGGGCGGCTTCTTCGATCTCGTCGACGGCGTCGTCGCACGGCACAACGACAGCTCGAGCCTGTTCGGTGCGTTCCTGGATTCGACCCTCGATCGCGTCGTCGATGGCGCACTGCTGCTCGCGCTGGTGATGTTCTACGCGGGCCAGGACAATTTCGGAATGGCCTGGCTGGCCGGCGTCGCGCTGGTCGCGACCCAACTGGTCTCCTACACGAAGGCAAGGGCCGAATCCGTGGTCCCGGATTTCAAGGGTGGCATCCTCGAGCGCGCGGAACGGATCGTCATCCTGGTGGCAGGGGCCGTGTTCGGGCTGATGCCGCTGGCGATCAGCGTGGTGGCCGCGGGCTCGACCTGGACGGCCGGCCAGCGCATCATGATTGCAAGGCGCCGAATGACAGAGCTTTCGGCACCGGAGAACGCCTGA
- a CDS encoding DUF1844 domain-containing protein: MSDEESHAPDDETQEKGFKIVDRRGEEAGAPAPPPAEEPAGPADLPGVDFASFSLSLATSALYHMGLVADPETGQSAEANLPVARQTIDTLVMLQEKTQGNLSDEEQGLLTNLLTELRMRFVEAAK, from the coding sequence ATGTCCGACGAAGAGAGCCACGCACCCGATGACGAAACCCAGGAGAAGGGTTTCAAGATCGTCGATCGACGCGGAGAGGAGGCCGGTGCGCCGGCTCCCCCGCCGGCCGAGGAACCCGCAGGGCCTGCTGATCTGCCCGGGGTCGACTTTGCGAGCTTCAGCCTTTCCCTGGCGACCTCGGCGCTCTACCACATGGGACTGGTCGCGGATCCCGAGACGGGCCAATCCGCCGAGGCGAATCTTCCCGTAGCGCGTCAGACGATCGATACGCTCGTGATGCTCCAGGAGAAGACCCAGGGCAATCTCAGCGACGAGGAGCAGGGACTCCTGACGAATCTCCTGACGGAGCTTCGCATGCGGTTCGTCGAAGCGGCGAAGTGA
- a CDS encoding tetratricopeptide repeat protein yields the protein MTAGERETYLLGRQCFQTGDDAGALRAFGPLLESRPRFADVHYMVGMLHERQGALEPATDAFERALAINPGYSEAVLALAGVYEQRGMFDESRSLIERSAEQPVRNEGAERVDATTRAKLANLHSAIGDAYAEVGDWHESVDAYRKALDRAPGFHDIRYRLGIALREAGLPSQSLAEFRRILRVSPDYLEARVQLGLTCYTLGRTDEARTAWNEVLETDPSRDDARMYLRMVP from the coding sequence ATGACAGCCGGCGAGCGGGAGACCTACCTGCTCGGGCGTCAATGCTTCCAGACCGGAGATGATGCGGGTGCCTTGCGGGCATTTGGGCCTCTGCTCGAGAGTCGCCCCCGCTTTGCGGATGTCCATTACATGGTCGGCATGCTCCACGAGCGTCAGGGGGCCCTGGAACCGGCAACCGATGCTTTCGAACGGGCCCTTGCCATCAACCCGGGCTACTCGGAGGCCGTGCTCGCCCTGGCCGGCGTCTACGAGCAGCGCGGCATGTTCGACGAATCCCGTTCGCTGATCGAGCGCAGTGCCGAGCAGCCGGTGCGGAACGAAGGTGCGGAACGGGTCGATGCCACGACCCGCGCCAAGCTCGCCAACCTGCATTCCGCGATTGGCGATGCCTATGCCGAGGTCGGCGATTGGCACGAATCCGTCGATGCGTACCGGAAGGCGCTAGACCGCGCACCTGGCTTTCACGACATCCGCTACAGGCTGGGCATCGCGTTGCGCGAGGCCGGCCTTCCCAGCCAGAGCCTGGCCGAGTTTCGGCGCATCCTGCGCGTGAGCCCGGATTACCTGGAGGCCCGAGTCCAGCTCGGCCTCACTTGCTACACGCTCGGCCGCACCGATGAGGCCCGCACCGCCTGGAACGAGGTACTGGAAACGGACCCGTCCCGGGACGACGCGCGAATGTACCTGCGGATGGTTCCCTAG
- a CDS encoding 50S ribosomal protein L25 has product MAENALAAELRTSAGKGVARKLRAAGRIPAVMYGRGTETAVLAIDPKALDDVLHASGAGRNTLISLGVDGATHTVLLKDLQRDPIVGDSLHADFLLVDLAQTVEVTVPLHFIGKAVGTDFGGIMDHPVRELLIECLPTAIPEFVEVEISALEVGDTLHVRDVALADGLICKTEADLAVAICATPAAEEEEPTEEVAEGEEEAAEGDAAPTEPPAEGGGDS; this is encoded by the coding sequence GTGGCCGAAAACGCACTCGCAGCGGAACTCCGCACCAGCGCCGGGAAGGGCGTCGCCCGCAAGCTTCGCGCTGCAGGTCGTATCCCCGCCGTCATGTACGGTCGCGGAACGGAGACCGCCGTCCTCGCCATCGATCCGAAGGCGCTCGATGATGTCCTCCATGCAAGTGGCGCTGGGCGCAACACGCTGATCAGCCTCGGCGTCGATGGAGCGACGCATACGGTGCTGCTGAAGGACTTGCAGCGCGATCCCATCGTTGGCGATTCCCTCCACGCGGATTTCCTGCTGGTCGACCTCGCGCAGACGGTCGAAGTCACCGTGCCGTTGCACTTCATCGGCAAGGCGGTCGGAACCGATTTCGGCGGCATCATGGACCACCCGGTCCGCGAACTCTTGATCGAGTGCTTGCCCACCGCCATCCCCGAGTTCGTGGAGGTGGAGATCTCGGCCCTCGAGGTCGGCGATACCCTCCACGTGCGCGACGTGGCCCTTGCGGACGGCCTCATCTGCAAGACCGAGGCAGATCTCGCGGTGGCGATCTGCGCTACCCCCGCGGCGGAGGAAGAGGAGCCCACCGAGGAAGTCGCCGAGGGCGAGGAGGAGGCCGCCGAAGGCGATGCCGCACCGACCGAGC
- a CDS encoding 4-(cytidine 5'-diphospho)-2-C-methyl-D-erythritol kinase, with the protein MKLRAPAKINLGLRILGCRDDGYHLIDSVFLPLEWADELELEDAPPGEVAFALTGQPQPDVPTGPENLAVRAARAFRAAAGPGPGVALRLNKQLPSGAGLGGGSSDAAAVLRGLAAREPEALSREALASVALELGADVPFFLDARPAHVTGIGERIEPLAEIRSFSILLARAGPPLATSEVFQAFDRTAAEHGPAASLTPEGAEPTIRPLWALREEGGLVRAGPLLRGLLHNDLEPVAGSLHPEVARLRREIEESGALAAAMSGSGPVVYGLFEDEGRATAAAVRMRERREVSVTVTRTLASP; encoded by the coding sequence GTGAAGCTACGAGCGCCGGCCAAGATCAACCTCGGCCTGCGCATCCTGGGATGTCGCGACGACGGCTACCACCTGATCGACAGCGTGTTTCTCCCCTTGGAGTGGGCGGATGAACTCGAGTTGGAGGATGCGCCCCCAGGAGAGGTGGCCTTCGCTTTGACCGGGCAGCCGCAGCCCGACGTCCCGACCGGGCCCGAGAACCTGGCGGTTCGCGCGGCTCGGGCCTTCCGGGCCGCCGCTGGGCCTGGGCCGGGTGTGGCCCTGCGTTTGAACAAGCAGCTCCCCTCCGGGGCTGGCCTGGGCGGAGGCTCGAGCGACGCCGCCGCCGTTCTGCGGGGTCTCGCGGCGAGGGAGCCCGAGGCACTCTCCCGGGAAGCCCTCGCCTCTGTCGCTCTCGAGCTGGGGGCCGATGTGCCCTTCTTCCTGGATGCGCGACCGGCCCACGTGACGGGGATCGGTGAGCGGATCGAGCCTCTGGCTGAAATCCGCTCCTTTTCCATCCTCCTGGCCCGGGCCGGGCCTCCTCTGGCCACCTCAGAGGTCTTCCAGGCCTTCGATCGCACGGCGGCGGAGCATGGGCCGGCTGCTTCGTTGACGCCCGAGGGGGCAGAACCTACGATTCGCCCGCTCTGGGCCCTGCGGGAAGAAGGGGGTCTTGTCCGGGCCGGTCCGCTGCTACGCGGCCTCCTGCACAACGACCTCGAGCCGGTGGCCGGCTCCCTTCATCCCGAAGTTGCCCGGCTGCGAAGAGAAATCGAAGAGAGCGGGGCGTTGGCCGCCGCAATGTCCGGAAGCGGGCCGGTCGTATACGGCTTGTTCGAGGATGAAGGTCGCGCAACAGCAGCGGCCGTTCGCATGCGGGAGCGCAGGGAAGTCAGCGTCACGGTGACGCGCACACTTGCCTCGCCCTGA
- a CDS encoding CvpA family protein, protein MDGDTFDFLRDLGAVDAAAAVILAIAILRGLFKGMIRMAFSLAALAAACIAVRFGTLPFALWLAEVTQWTLSPLAGQIVAGSLLGVGTLVGIRLTGRGIRRGFHAAGLGFADRLGGGAFGAAEGALIITVLMFLASATIGTDHPALRDTRTLAALQTAADTLRPPPPDVAAPPRKSTSGDGGYN, encoded by the coding sequence ATGGATGGGGACACGTTCGATTTTCTTCGCGACCTGGGCGCGGTGGACGCGGCCGCAGCCGTGATCTTGGCGATCGCGATACTCCGCGGCCTGTTCAAGGGCATGATCCGCATGGCGTTCTCGCTGGCTGCCCTGGCCGCAGCCTGCATCGCCGTCCGCTTTGGCACGTTGCCCTTCGCGCTCTGGCTCGCCGAGGTCACGCAGTGGACCCTCTCACCCCTGGCCGGACAAATCGTCGCCGGCTCCCTTCTCGGTGTGGGAACGTTGGTGGGCATCCGCCTGACGGGGCGTGGCATCCGCCGCGGCTTTCATGCCGCCGGCCTCGGCTTTGCCGATCGCCTGGGCGGAGGAGCCTTCGGCGCTGCCGAAGGTGCGCTCATCATCACCGTCCTGATGTTCCTGGCAAGCGCAACGATCGGCACCGACCACCCTGCCCTCCGCGACACCCGGACCCTCGCCGCCCTGCAAACCGCAGCAGACACCTTGCGCCCCCCGCCACCGGACGTGGCAGCGCCACCTCGTAAGTCAACCAGCGGGGACGGGGGTTACAATTGA
- the ispG gene encoding (E)-4-hydroxy-3-methylbut-2-enyl-diphosphate synthase, protein MSYVASPFAWARRRTREVRIGNVGIGGTNPIRVQSMTTTDTQDTDATVAQVVRLAQAGCEIVRITAPGIKDAENLGPIKRACQGRGVDIPLVADIHFTPNAALEAAIHVEKVRINPGNYADKKRFEVREYSEAQYADELARVAGRFLPLVQRCKELGRAMRIGTNHGSLSDRIMNRYGDSPRGMVESALEFLDVCEAEAFHDVVFSMKASNPQVAIHAYRLLSARLQERTPDIPSYPFHVGVTEAGDGDDGRVKSAIGIGALLEDGIGETIRVSLTEDPVKEIPVAQALARRYDERLETAAPPAPGADFVEDSFVHERRPTAEVLGMGGDSPVRVEIDLGPVPQDPKSAVAELVAAKGRLGDLACEGLSLDVAEDGDVARARAFAEEADEQGLDLPRAFRGTAERLAPLGSCSDRLVYELTDAPGSSLEAPGVPIEWCFRAAPSEMAKVLDASLAQSSPPALVSFLGEPPTHVVRLGVALLRARGLDSIPVVLRHRADPFEDAEAALLRAATDLGAPLCDGIGDAVCLGGFGVPERDVSLAYRILQGARQRTSWTEFISCPSCGRTLFDLEETTARIKERTEHLPGLKIAVMGCIVNGPGEMADADFGYVGSGVGKVSLYVGHECVLRNVPEEAAPDRLVELIRERGCWVEP, encoded by the coding sequence TTGAGCTACGTGGCAAGCCCGTTCGCCTGGGCGCGCCGGCGCACGCGGGAAGTACGCATCGGGAACGTCGGGATCGGAGGGACGAATCCGATCCGCGTGCAATCGATGACGACCACCGATACCCAGGATACGGATGCCACCGTGGCTCAGGTGGTCCGGCTCGCCCAGGCTGGCTGTGAGATCGTGCGCATCACGGCGCCAGGGATCAAGGATGCCGAGAACCTCGGGCCGATCAAGCGGGCCTGCCAGGGGCGCGGTGTGGACATCCCGCTCGTTGCCGACATCCATTTCACGCCGAATGCCGCACTCGAGGCGGCGATCCATGTCGAGAAGGTTCGGATCAATCCGGGCAACTACGCCGACAAGAAGCGCTTCGAAGTTCGCGAGTACAGCGAGGCTCAGTACGCCGACGAGTTGGCCCGGGTGGCCGGACGTTTCCTGCCGTTGGTGCAGCGTTGCAAAGAACTCGGACGCGCCATGCGGATCGGAACGAATCATGGCTCACTCTCCGATCGAATCATGAATCGGTACGGAGATTCGCCGCGTGGAATGGTCGAGAGCGCCCTGGAGTTCCTGGACGTCTGCGAAGCCGAAGCGTTCCATGACGTGGTCTTCAGCATGAAGGCGAGCAATCCCCAGGTCGCGATCCATGCCTATCGTCTGCTCTCCGCCCGTCTCCAGGAGCGTACTCCGGACATACCCAGCTATCCCTTCCACGTCGGAGTGACCGAGGCGGGCGACGGTGACGACGGTCGCGTGAAGAGCGCGATCGGAATCGGCGCGTTGCTCGAGGATGGCATCGGCGAGACGATTCGTGTCTCCCTGACAGAAGATCCGGTCAAGGAGATTCCGGTGGCCCAGGCTTTGGCGCGTCGCTACGACGAACGCCTCGAGACGGCTGCCCCACCCGCCCCGGGTGCAGACTTCGTGGAAGATTCGTTCGTTCACGAGCGTCGGCCGACCGCCGAGGTTCTTGGAATGGGCGGTGATTCGCCGGTGCGCGTCGAAATCGATCTCGGGCCTGTTCCGCAGGACCCGAAGAGCGCGGTCGCGGAACTCGTCGCGGCGAAGGGTCGGCTCGGTGATCTTGCCTGTGAGGGTCTCAGCCTCGATGTCGCGGAGGATGGGGACGTCGCACGGGCAAGGGCCTTCGCGGAGGAGGCCGACGAGCAGGGCCTCGACCTGCCCCGCGCCTTTCGCGGTACAGCGGAGCGGCTTGCGCCACTCGGAAGCTGCTCCGACCGTCTGGTCTACGAGCTGACCGACGCCCCCGGGAGTTCCCTCGAGGCACCCGGCGTTCCGATCGAGTGGTGCTTTCGCGCTGCTCCGAGCGAGATGGCGAAGGTCCTCGATGCCAGCCTTGCCCAGTCATCTCCGCCCGCCTTGGTTTCATTCCTTGGAGAGCCACCGACCCACGTGGTTCGTCTCGGAGTGGCGCTTCTGCGCGCGCGGGGGCTCGATTCGATCCCGGTCGTCCTCCGACACCGAGCAGATCCCTTCGAAGACGCAGAGGCCGCTCTCCTGCGGGCTGCCACCGATCTCGGTGCTCCGCTCTGCGATGGGATCGGCGACGCCGTCTGCCTCGGAGGTTTCGGCGTTCCCGAACGCGATGTCTCGCTCGCCTATCGCATCCTCCAGGGAGCGCGCCAACGGACATCCTGGACCGAATTCATTTCCTGCCCCTCCTGCGGACGCACGCTCTTCGACCTGGAAGAAACGACGGCACGCATCAAGGAGCGCACCGAGCACCTCCCCGGTTTGAAGATTGCCGTGATGGGCTGCATCGTGAACGGCCCAGGAGAAATGGCGGATGCGGACTTCGGATACGTCGGCTCCGGTGTCGGCAAGGTGAGCCTGTACGTGGGGCATGAGTGCGTCTTGCGAAATGTCCCCGAGGAGGCCGCGCCAGATCGACTGGTCGAACTGATCCGCGAACGCGGCTGCTGGGTAGAGCCGTAA